A DNA window from Candidatus Sulfidibacterium hydrothermale contains the following coding sequences:
- a CDS encoding HdeD family acid-resistance protein: protein MEKDISKRWATLAVNGAIAIIFGVLAIFVPGATLITVVTYLGIVVLLTGIAMLTGVILNIRNGLGYGTDLAEAIVLIVIGILLTFYTQQSLQVFVIIIGSWAVLVGLLQLFFAFKVAPELHGKNTLLINGGLTLLFGIILFFNPFQAAVFVLVLTGILSILVGTILIILAMKMKNFFRQLEQMGE, encoded by the coding sequence ATGGAAAAAGATATTTCTAAACGTTGGGCAACCCTCGCGGTAAATGGTGCCATTGCCATTATTTTTGGTGTACTGGCCATTTTTGTGCCGGGAGCAACTCTTATCACAGTAGTTACTTATCTCGGAATTGTGGTACTCCTTACGGGCATTGCTATGCTGACCGGAGTTATTTTGAATATTCGTAACGGGTTGGGTTATGGTACCGATTTGGCAGAGGCCATAGTGTTGATTGTTATCGGTATTTTACTCACCTTTTATACCCAGCAATCATTACAGGTGTTTGTTATTATTATTGGCAGCTGGGCGGTATTGGTCGGACTGTTACAGCTCTTTTTTGCCTTTAAAGTGGCCCCTGAACTCCATGGAAAAAACACTTTACTGATTAACGGAGGACTTACTTTGCTTTTTGGTATTATTTTGTTTTTCAATCCTTTTCAGGCTGCCGTTTTTGTTTTAGTACTTACCGGTATTTTGTCCATTTTGGTGGGGACCATTCTTATTATTCTGGCCATGAAAATGAAAAACTTTTTCCGTCAGTTGGAACAAATGGGAGAATAA
- a CDS encoding lysoplasmalogenase: MDFLLLLIILSGILHIIGLIIENPSLKMVFKPLTTLLIIFFAFSRGDAVSAYKTLLLAGLVFALIGDIFLMLPREQFVAGLVSFLIAHLFFILAFTGNHGFYWNWIYLAPIFVYFTLLINILIKHTGKMTLPVIVYSVVIMIFVWQAAGRYATLPNSFAAFALYGAILFVLSDSLLAYDKFVKPMKWTHSVVMILYWTALYFLALSV, from the coding sequence ATGGATTTTTTACTGTTACTGATTATCCTTTCGGGAATTCTGCACATTATCGGCTTAATTATCGAAAACCCTTCGTTAAAAATGGTTTTCAAACCACTGACCACCCTGCTTATCATTTTCTTTGCCTTTTCGCGGGGAGATGCTGTTTCGGCGTATAAAACCCTTTTGCTGGCCGGATTGGTATTTGCCTTGATCGGAGATATTTTTCTGATGCTTCCGCGCGAACAGTTTGTGGCCGGACTGGTTTCTTTTCTGATAGCCCATCTCTTTTTTATTCTGGCTTTCACAGGAAACCACGGTTTTTACTGGAATTGGATTTATCTGGCACCAATCTTTGTCTATTTTACATTGCTTATCAACATACTGATAAAACATACCGGAAAAATGACACTACCGGTAATTGTTTACTCTGTTGTTATTATGATTTTTGTCTGGCAAGCTGCCGGACGTTATGCTACTCTTCCGAATTCTTTTGCGGCTTTTGCTTTATACGGAGCCATTTTATTTGTTTTGTCCGATTCGCTGTTAGCCTATGACAAATTTGTCAAACCCATGAAATGGACACACAGCGTGGTGATGATTCTTTACTGGACTGCGCTTTATTTCTTAGCTTTGTCGGTATAA
- a CDS encoding alpha/beta hydrolase, producing the protein MTWLFILLGIVLLLIAVLFYFTVKGFINPVDKHKVPENLPFPVEEIQIPLPDGRHLYGWWIFSGKDAPTLIFAHGWGRNAQRMLPYLKNFYGLGMNMLAFDARGHGNSDPDKYANLVKFADDIIACMNYVQNNKKTSHPDFNLVGLSIGGAGSIYAAAHDHRVKKVITVGAFAHPASVMRNQFKTYHVPYYPIIWLLHIYLKIFQDFNMNKVAPEKHISKAKASFLLIHGEEDKTVPVEEAKRLAKAAGKKAELWIIPGRGHSDCHLEKGFWEKVTGFMKRAEIHEK; encoded by the coding sequence ATGACCTGGCTCTTCATTCTTTTAGGAATTGTTTTACTCCTTATTGCCGTTTTGTTTTATTTTACGGTTAAAGGATTTATCAATCCGGTAGATAAACATAAAGTTCCGGAAAATCTCCCGTTTCCGGTGGAAGAAATTCAAATTCCTTTACCCGACGGAAGACATTTATATGGTTGGTGGATTTTTTCCGGAAAAGACGCTCCTACCCTTATTTTTGCTCACGGATGGGGACGAAATGCACAACGCATGTTGCCTTACCTGAAAAATTTTTACGGACTGGGAATGAATATGCTGGCTTTTGATGCCCGCGGACACGGCAACAGCGATCCGGACAAATATGCCAATCTGGTCAAATTTGCTGATGACATTATCGCGTGCATGAACTACGTTCAGAATAATAAAAAAACCTCGCATCCCGATTTTAATCTTGTAGGGCTTTCCATCGGCGGAGCCGGTTCTATTTACGCTGCAGCCCACGATCACCGGGTAAAAAAAGTAATCACCGTCGGCGCTTTTGCCCATCCGGCATCAGTGATGAGAAATCAGTTTAAAACCTATCACGTACCCTACTACCCCATTATTTGGCTCCTGCACATCTATCTGAAAATCTTTCAGGATTTTAACATGAATAAGGTGGCTCCTGAAAAACATATTTCCAAAGCAAAAGCTTCTTTTTTACTGATTCATGGCGAAGAAGACAAAACCGTTCCGGTGGAAGAAGCCAAACGACTGGCCAAAGCAGCCGGGAAAAAAGCCGAATTGTGGATTATTCCCGGTCGCGGACATTCCGATTGTCATCTTGAAAAAGGATTCTGGGAAAAAGTTACCGGTTTTATGAAACGTGCGGAAATTCATGAAAAATAA
- a CDS encoding sulfotransferase family protein, which yields MKNKLKIPPVSPLIGADFSTFFRVLSNGKVKPGRWFHVILSSLIILIFSPFRLIDFFWFRQQQRKKRISAQPVFILGHWRSGTTFLHNLLCQLEKVSFVTTYQSVFPHHLKSKAVIGRFMKTAMPSRRPGDNIKMDIDYPQEDEYALSNSTFASFYHFFYYPKKYRAFYQKYVRFENSSPAFKKYWAKKYHTVVMKAILNTGNAAIILKNPVNTARIPTLLQMYPQAKFIHIVRNPVTVYCSTKKFFSAVIPTLSFQKITPGEISQLIFWLYESIMHDFFNEKQQIPEKQFYEIRYETLLEKPDEVLEKLIHTLKIPFSEKDKLQISRYLKSQRTHKTDKYTLRRKEWDYLQKHWGFAMKQWNYSIPENVQIVD from the coding sequence ATGAAAAATAAACTAAAAATTCCTCCGGTTTCTCCTCTCATCGGTGCTGACTTCAGCACTTTTTTCCGTGTGTTGTCCAACGGAAAAGTAAAACCCGGACGATGGTTTCATGTGATCCTCTCGTCGCTCATCATTTTGATCTTTTCCCCTTTCCGGCTTATTGATTTTTTCTGGTTTCGTCAACAACAACGAAAAAAGAGGATTTCTGCTCAACCGGTATTTATTCTCGGACACTGGAGAAGCGGGACCACTTTTTTACATAATCTGCTTTGCCAGTTAGAAAAAGTATCGTTTGTCACAACCTACCAATCTGTATTTCCGCATCATTTAAAATCCAAAGCGGTGATTGGCCGGTTTATGAAAACGGCCATGCCGTCACGACGTCCGGGTGACAACATCAAAATGGACATCGACTACCCGCAGGAAGATGAATATGCTTTAAGTAATTCCACCTTTGCTTCATTCTATCACTTTTTCTATTACCCGAAAAAATATCGCGCGTTTTACCAGAAATATGTTCGTTTTGAAAATTCGTCTCCGGCTTTTAAAAAATACTGGGCAAAAAAATACCACACGGTGGTCATGAAAGCCATTTTAAACACCGGAAATGCTGCCATTATCTTAAAAAACCCGGTGAATACCGCCCGGATACCCACACTGTTGCAAATGTATCCGCAGGCAAAATTCATCCACATTGTCCGTAATCCGGTAACAGTATATTGTTCCACAAAAAAATTCTTTTCCGCGGTAATTCCAACCCTCAGTTTTCAAAAAATCACCCCCGGCGAAATCAGCCAGCTGATTTTTTGGCTTTACGAAAGCATCATGCACGATTTTTTTAACGAGAAACAACAAATTCCGGAAAAACAATTTTATGAAATCCGTTACGAAACGTTACTGGAAAAACCGGATGAGGTTTTAGAAAAGCTTATCCACACACTGAAAATCCCTTTTTCAGAAAAAGACAAGCTTCAAATCAGCCGTTATTTAAAATCCCAACGCACCCATAAAACGGATAAATACACCCTTCGGCGAAAAGAATGGGACTACCTGCAGAAGCACTGGGGATTTGCCATGAAACAATGGAATTACTCCATACCGGAAAACGTGCAAATCGTTGATTAA
- the cysC gene encoding adenylyl-sulfate kinase: MSAKNIHPVFHQLLTRQDKEELLQQHATVIWMTGLSGAGKTTLARHIELELSKKGFLTQVLDGDNIRTGINNNLGFTEADRYENIRRIAEVSKLFLNCGIICINSFISPTIAIRQMAKEIIGKENFIEIYVNAPVEICEQRDVKGLYKKARAGLIKNFTGIDAPFEAPQHPDIEIRTDQLNIDESVQKILEYILPKITYSEK, encoded by the coding sequence ATGTCTGCAAAAAACATCCATCCGGTATTTCATCAGCTGTTAACCCGACAGGATAAAGAAGAACTGTTACAACAGCATGCCACTGTGATTTGGATGACCGGACTTTCCGGAGCCGGAAAAACAACACTTGCCCGTCATATTGAATTAGAACTCAGCAAAAAAGGATTCCTTACCCAGGTTTTGGACGGAGATAATATCCGGACCGGAATCAACAATAATTTAGGATTTACCGAAGCCGACCGGTACGAAAACATCCGGCGAATTGCCGAAGTTTCCAAGCTTTTTCTGAACTGCGGAATTATTTGTATCAACAGTTTTATCAGTCCAACCATTGCCATCCGCCAGATGGCTAAAGAAATTATCGGCAAAGAAAACTTTATCGAAATTTACGTTAACGCACCGGTTGAAATTTGCGAACAACGCGATGTAAAGGGGCTTTACAAAAAAGCCAGGGCAGGCCTGATCAAAAACTTCACGGGAATTGATGCGCCTTTTGAAGCACCTCAACATCCGGATATCGAAATCCGTACCGACCAGTTAAACATTGATGAGTCGGTTCAAAAAATTCTGGAATACATTCTGCCAAAAATCACTTATTCCGAAAAATAA
- a CDS encoding YraN family protein, translated as MARHNELGKQGEQWALQFLKAKGYTILETNWRHEKEEVDIIARDKDELVIVEVKTRSTDAFGDPEEAVTPQKARRLIEAAGAYVEQHQLDMDIRFDVIAILFKNGKKVIHHIEDAFYAADFQ; from the coding sequence ATGGCACGTCATAATGAATTGGGCAAACAGGGAGAGCAATGGGCTTTACAATTTTTAAAAGCCAAAGGGTATACTATTTTGGAAACAAACTGGCGCCACGAGAAAGAAGAAGTGGATATCATTGCCCGGGATAAAGACGAGCTGGTTATTGTAGAGGTAAAAACACGCAGTACAGACGCTTTTGGTGATCCGGAAGAAGCGGTTACGCCGCAAAAAGCACGGCGTTTAATTGAAGCTGCCGGGGCTTATGTGGAACAGCATCAGCTGGATATGGATATTCGTTTTGATGTCATTGCCATCTTATTTAAGAACGGCAAGAAAGTTATCCATCACATTGAGGATGCTTTTTATGCTGCTGATTTTCAATAG
- a CDS encoding S66 peptidase family protein: MIVPPFLKKGDTIGLVAPARKIEEKELLPAIEIIKERGYQVVMSRHLFASENQFAGNDILRAADFQELLDDPEIKAVFAVRGGYGSVRIIDRIDFQRFLKNPKWLAGYSDFTVFLNHLLNLNVQSLHATMPLNFPENSRQALQTLFDALEGRKWQYHWSSQQQNRLGKATGILAGGNLSVLYSLIGSPSFPDLTGKILFVEDLDEYLYHIDRMMMSLKRAGVLKNLAGLVVGGMTQMHDNTIPFGKTAEEIIKESVKSYDFPVAFGFPAGHFADNRTLIMGAEVVLNVTENKCELLFR; encoded by the coding sequence ATGATTGTTCCGCCGTTTTTGAAAAAAGGAGATACTATCGGGTTGGTGGCTCCTGCCCGTAAAATTGAAGAGAAAGAACTGCTTCCGGCAATAGAGATAATCAAAGAACGAGGCTATCAGGTGGTGATGAGCCGGCATCTTTTTGCCTCGGAAAACCAATTTGCCGGAAATGATATTTTACGGGCTGCTGATTTTCAGGAACTGTTGGATGATCCGGAGATAAAAGCCGTTTTTGCCGTGCGGGGCGGATACGGAAGTGTGCGGATAATTGACCGGATTGATTTTCAGCGGTTTTTGAAAAATCCCAAATGGTTGGCCGGATACAGCGATTTTACGGTTTTTTTGAATCATTTGCTGAACTTAAATGTGCAAAGCCTGCATGCTACCATGCCGCTGAATTTTCCGGAGAACAGCCGTCAGGCATTGCAAACATTATTTGATGCCCTTGAAGGAAGAAAATGGCAATACCATTGGTCATCGCAACAACAGAACCGGTTAGGAAAAGCCACCGGTATATTAGCCGGAGGAAATTTGTCGGTTTTATACAGCCTGATCGGAAGTCCATCTTTTCCGGATTTGACAGGAAAAATCCTTTTTGTGGAAGATTTGGATGAATATCTGTATCATATCGACCGGATGATGATGAGTTTGAAACGGGCCGGTGTACTGAAAAATCTGGCCGGTTTAGTCGTGGGCGGGATGACCCAAATGCACGATAATACCATTCCTTTTGGAAAAACAGCCGAAGAAATCATCAAAGAGAGTGTAAAATCCTATGATTTTCCGGTGGCTTTCGGTTTTCCTGCCGGACATTTTGCCGATAACAGAACATTGATAATGGGAGCCGAGGTTGTACTGAATGTAACTGAAAATAAATGTGAATTGCTTTTCCGGTAA
- a CDS encoding MlaE family ABC transporter permease: MKILYQIGEYVVIILQAFKKPDKGFIFRRQLLYDFKRLGVDSISIISIISLFTGAIIAIQMAYNIDSPFIAKSIIGFSTRQMLVLEISPTIISLILAGKVGSRIASEIGTMRITEQIDALRVMGVNPPNYLILPKMVAAMLYFPVLITYSIFLGILGGWIMGSITGLIPSADYIIGIRSWFDPFTLTYAMIKTVVFAFIITSISAYKGYTVKGGSVEVGQASTEAIVVSSILIIFFDLILTQLLLT, translated from the coding sequence ATGAAGATACTGTATCAGATAGGAGAATATGTAGTGATTATTTTACAGGCTTTTAAAAAGCCTGATAAAGGATTCATTTTCAGGCGTCAACTGTTGTATGATTTTAAACGGCTGGGGGTGGATTCCATTAGTATCATTTCTATTATCTCGCTTTTTACGGGAGCCATTATTGCCATTCAGATGGCTTATAATATTGATTCTCCGTTTATTGCCAAATCAATTATTGGGTTTTCCACCCGGCAGATGCTGGTTTTGGAAATTTCGCCCACCATCATCAGCCTGATCTTAGCCGGAAAAGTAGGTTCGCGTATTGCCTCCGAAATCGGCACTATGCGTATTACCGAACAGATTGACGCATTGCGGGTAATGGGAGTAAATCCGCCGAATTATCTGATATTGCCTAAAATGGTCGCTGCCATGCTCTATTTTCCGGTGTTGATTACCTATTCCATTTTTCTCGGTATTCTTGGCGGATGGATTATGGGTTCCATTACCGGATTAATTCCCTCGGCAGATTACATTATCGGTATCCGTTCGTGGTTCGATCCGTTCACACTGACTTACGCCATGATAAAAACAGTAGTTTTTGCTTTTATCATCACCTCGATTTCGGCTTATAAAGGCTATACCGTAAAAGGCGGTTCGGTGGAAGTAGGACAAGCCAGTACCGAAGCCATTGTGGTCAGTAGTATTCTGATTATCTTTTTCGACCTGATTTTAACCCAATTACTGCTTACATGA
- a CDS encoding ABC transporter ATP-binding protein, producing the protein MIEVKNITKSFGDQLIVDHVSTVFKEGKTNLIIGQSGSGKTVFMKCCIGLYDVDSGEIDFHGRQFSNIPDKKRKHIRQEMGVLFQGGALFDSLSVEENIMFPLNMFTNMSPKEKLERVNFVLENVNLAGTNNKYPSELSGGMIKRVAIARAISLMPKYLFADEPNSGLDPKTAERIDELLSTLTKKFNMTTVINTHDMNSVLQIGEKISFINKGKICWEGTKETILKTDNKELNDFVFATELTRRIKERTF; encoded by the coding sequence ATGATCGAAGTAAAAAACATAACCAAAAGCTTTGGTGATCAACTTATTGTTGATCATGTGAGTACGGTATTTAAAGAAGGGAAAACCAACCTGATCATCGGTCAAAGCGGATCGGGGAAAACGGTTTTCATGAAATGCTGCATCGGATTGTATGATGTGGACAGCGGTGAAATAGATTTCCACGGACGCCAGTTTTCCAATATCCCGGATAAAAAAAGAAAACACATCCGTCAGGAAATGGGGGTTTTATTTCAGGGAGGCGCATTGTTTGATTCGCTTTCGGTGGAAGAAAACATCATGTTTCCGCTGAACATGTTCACCAACATGAGTCCAAAAGAAAAACTGGAAAGGGTCAATTTTGTGCTGGAGAATGTCAATCTGGCAGGTACCAATAACAAATATCCATCGGAATTGAGCGGCGGGATGATCAAACGGGTGGCCATTGCACGGGCCATTTCACTGATGCCCAAATACCTGTTTGCCGACGAACCCAATTCGGGCCTTGACCCAAAAACGGCTGAGCGAATTGACGAACTGTTGTCTACTCTCACCAAGAAATTTAACATGACCACGGTGATCAACACCCACGACATGAATTCCGTGTTGCAAATCGGTGAAAAAATCAGTTTCATCAACAAAGGAAAAATTTGTTGGGAAGGGACCAAAGAAACCATCTTAAAAACAGATAACAAAGAACTCAATGATTTTGTTTTTGCCACCGAACTGACCCGGCGAATCAAAGAAAGAACTTTTTAG
- a CDS encoding 6-pyruvoyl trahydropterin synthase family protein, whose amino-acid sequence MIYITRRERFNAAHRLFKKAYSDEKNLEVFGKCSNPNWHGHNYELFVTVKGDVDPETGFLVNLKALSRLIREKVIDKIDHKNINLEVDFMQGKMASTENLAIGIWNELENDIAQLGASLHCIKIYESENNFVEYFG is encoded by the coding sequence ATGATTTATATCACAAGACGAGAACGGTTTAATGCAGCCCATCGCTTGTTTAAAAAAGCATACAGCGACGAAAAAAACCTGGAGGTTTTTGGCAAATGTTCCAATCCCAACTGGCACGGACATAATTACGAACTGTTTGTTACCGTAAAAGGTGATGTTGATCCGGAAACCGGCTTTCTGGTAAATTTAAAAGCACTCAGCCGGCTGATCCGTGAAAAAGTCATTGACAAAATCGATCATAAAAATATCAATCTGGAAGTGGATTTTATGCAGGGAAAAATGGCTTCCACCGAAAACCTTGCCATCGGAATATGGAATGAACTGGAAAACGATATTGCGCAACTTGGCGCATCATTACATTGCATTAAAATCTACGAATCCGAAAACAATTTCGTAGAGTATTTCGGATAA
- the folE gene encoding GTP cyclohydrolase I FolE, whose product MLDYERIETYAPDKLKKLEYHYKEILKLIGEDVTREGLVKTPLRVAKSIQFLTQGYDHDPKEILLSARFREDYKQMVIVKDIDIFSMCEHHMIPFIGKAHVAYIPNKYITGLSKIARVVEAYARRLQVQERLTTQIKTAIQETLDPLGVAVVIEARHLCMAMRGVQKQNSVTTTSDFTGAFERKETREEFIHLISSHLS is encoded by the coding sequence ATGTTAGATTACGAAAGAATAGAAACTTACGCTCCGGACAAATTAAAAAAGCTGGAATATCATTACAAAGAGATTTTAAAACTGATCGGAGAAGACGTTACCCGCGAAGGCCTGGTAAAAACGCCGCTGCGGGTAGCCAAATCCATTCAGTTCTTAACCCAGGGATACGATCACGATCCGAAAGAAATCCTGCTGTCGGCCCGGTTCAGGGAAGATTACAAGCAAATGGTCATTGTAAAAGACATTGACATTTTCTCGATGTGCGAACATCACATGATTCCTTTTATCGGAAAAGCACATGTGGCTTACATCCCCAACAAATATATCACCGGATTGAGCAAAATAGCCCGTGTGGTAGAAGCTTACGCCCGACGTTTACAAGTACAGGAACGACTGACAACACAAATCAAAACAGCCATTCAGGAAACTTTGGATCCTCTTGGCGTGGCAGTTGTCATTGAGGCACGACATTTGTGTATGGCTATGCGAGGGGTACAGAAACAAAATTCTGTCACCACGACTTCCGATTTTACGGGAGCTTTTGAAAGAAAAGAAACGCGTGAAGAATTCATTCATTTGATCTCTTCGCATTTATCGTGA
- a CDS encoding Bax inhibitor-1/YccA family protein, whose amino-acid sequence MNINELEKDIRLNKTSAVPVAKTYLSGVFGWMFLAMSITAVTSWWFASTPQLLRLLYNPQAGMTILGWIVLLSPIGFVLWMSAGFRRMSAPTLAILFVVYSVLMGMSLSFILLAYTGASIATTFMITAGMFGVMAITGYTTKTDLTKFGSIMFMGLIGIIIAMLVNMFMHSSGLDYIISFLGVLIFTGLTAYDVQKLKRIGAGMVEGAENTRKMTIMGALTLYLDFINLFLFLLRFFGNRR is encoded by the coding sequence ATGAATATTAATGAATTAGAAAAAGACATCCGTTTAAATAAGACTTCAGCCGTTCCGGTGGCCAAAACTTATCTCTCCGGAGTATTCGGCTGGATGTTTCTGGCAATGAGTATAACGGCGGTTACTTCTTGGTGGTTTGCCAGTACACCGCAATTACTGAGATTATTGTACAATCCACAAGCCGGAATGACCATCTTAGGATGGATTGTTCTGCTTTCTCCCATTGGTTTTGTTCTGTGGATGTCAGCCGGATTTCGCCGTATGTCGGCACCAACATTGGCTATCCTGTTTGTTGTTTATTCCGTGCTGATGGGAATGAGCCTGAGTTTCATCCTGCTGGCTTATACCGGGGCATCGATCGCCACCACTTTTATGATTACTGCCGGCATGTTTGGCGTGATGGCCATCACCGGTTATACCACAAAAACTGATCTGACCAAATTTGGCAGTATCATGTTTATGGGGCTTATTGGTATTATCATTGCTATGCTGGTAAACATGTTTATGCACAGCAGCGGGCTGGATTACATAATTAGCTTTCTTGGCGTATTAATTTTTACCGGATTAACGGCTTACGATGTGCAAAAATTAAAACGAATTGGAGCCGGTATGGTGGAAGGCGCTGAAAATACGCGTAAAATGACGATTATGGGCGCTTTAACACTTTACCTTGACTTTATCAATTTATTTCTATTTTTGCTGCGCTTTTTCGGTAACCGCCGGTAA
- the fabD gene encoding ACP S-malonyltransferase, translating into MTAYVFPGQGAQYVGMGKDLYEHSSKARDLFQKANHILKFNITEVMFDGTEAELKQTKVTQPAIFLHSVILAKIMGEDFKPDMVAGHSLGEFSALVANGTLTFEDGLKLVAKRADAMQKACELEPSTMAAILGLDDETVESICKSIPEIVVPANYNSPGQLVISGSVKGVEQAIEKCKEAGAKRALMLKVGGAFHSPLMEPARIELAEAINSTPFRKGICPIYQNVTGQPVADPEIIKTNLISQLTSPVRWTQIMQNMLADGVTEVIEVGPGKVLQGLFKKIDRNLNVHSLP; encoded by the coding sequence ATGACAGCTTATGTTTTTCCGGGCCAGGGTGCCCAATATGTGGGAATGGGGAAGGATTTGTATGAACATTCTTCCAAAGCAAGGGATTTGTTTCAAAAAGCCAATCACATTCTGAAATTCAACATTACAGAAGTGATGTTCGACGGCACCGAAGCCGAACTGAAACAAACCAAGGTAACCCAGCCGGCCATTTTTCTCCACTCTGTTATTTTGGCAAAAATTATGGGTGAGGATTTTAAACCCGACATGGTGGCAGGGCATTCCCTCGGTGAATTTTCGGCTTTAGTTGCCAATGGCACGCTTACTTTTGAAGACGGATTAAAATTGGTTGCCAAACGGGCTGACGCTATGCAGAAAGCCTGCGAACTGGAACCGTCAACCATGGCTGCCATTCTCGGACTGGATGACGAAACCGTGGAAAGCATTTGCAAAAGTATTCCGGAAATCGTAGTCCCGGCCAACTACAACAGCCCGGGACAATTAGTCATCTCCGGAAGTGTGAAAGGGGTGGAACAAGCTATCGAAAAATGTAAAGAAGCCGGTGCTAAACGGGCTTTGATGCTGAAAGTGGGCGGGGCTTTTCACTCTCCGCTGATGGAGCCTGCTCGAATTGAACTGGCCGAAGCCATCAACAGCACCCCTTTCCGAAAAGGGATTTGTCCGATATATCAAAATGTAACCGGACAACCTGTAGCCGACCCTGAAATCATCAAAACCAATCTGATTTCGCAGCTGACATCACCGGTACGCTGGACACAGATCATGCAAAATATGCTGGCTGACGGTGTAACCGAAGTGATTGAAGTAGGGCCGGGAAAAGTACTTCAGGGACTATTCAAAAAAATAGACCGTAACCTGAATGTACACAGCCTGCCTTAG